A window from Salvia miltiorrhiza cultivar Shanhuang (shh) chromosome 2, IMPLAD_Smil_shh, whole genome shotgun sequence encodes these proteins:
- the LOC131012769 gene encoding uncharacterized protein LOC131012769 — MATTLSAFSLKLPTTNHKILSPPSPPRSLSKRSHGFRVSANLGGGGEGEMKKGGKKKFITKEQEPEQYWQSAGEREGENPMKTPLPYIIIFGMSTPFVILAIAFANGWIKVPVR; from the exons ATGGCAACCACTTTGTCTGCATTCAGCTTGAAGCTGCCAACTACAAATCATAAGATACTATCTCCTCCTTCCCCACCAAGGAGTCTCAGCAAAAGAAGCCATGGCTTCAGAGTTTCTGCAAATTTAG GTGGTGGAGGAGAGGGAGAGATGAAGAAAGGAGGAAAGAAGAAGTTCATCACCAAGGAACAAGAACCAGAACA GTATTGGCAATCAGCAGGTGAGAGAGAAGGGGAGAATCCCATGAAAACACCACTCCCTTACATAATCATCTTTGGTATGTCAACTCCTTTTGTTATTTTAGCCATTGCTTTTGCCAATGGCTGGATTAAGGTCCCTGTCAGATGA
- the LOC131012768 gene encoding F-box protein SNE-like, translated as MVVKRNVYYINDNLDMLIEILKRLDGRSLGVAACVCRLWSALARHDSLWEHLCFRHLSPPPHGVRAVVAALGGYRSFYMLCFKPVGAAERRLSTRHEMDISLSLFCVDYYERVLLAGAARIPPAPSPPLIFLCNV; from the coding sequence ATGGTGGTAAAGAGAAACGTATACTACATCAACGACAATCTCGACATGCTCATCGAAATACTTAAACGCCTAGACGGCCGGTCTCTCGGCGTCGCCGCCTGCGTCTGCCGCCTCTGGTCGGCCCTCGCCCGCCACGACTCGCTCTGGGAGCACCTCTGCTTTCGCCACCTCTCCCCTCCTCCCCACGGCGTCAGGGCCGTCGTCGCCGCCCTCGGAGGCTACCGAAGCTTCTACATGCTCTGCTTCAAGCCCGTCGGAGCCGCCGAGCGCCGCCTCTCCACTCGCCATGAGATGGACATCTCCTTGTCCCTCTTTTGTGTCGACTACTACGAGAGAGTCTTGCTCGCCGGCGCCGCTCGAATCCCGccggcgccgtcgccgccccTCATTTTCCTATGCAATGTTTGA
- the LOC131012709 gene encoding LOW QUALITY PROTEIN: phytochrome C-like (The sequence of the model RefSeq protein was modified relative to this genomic sequence to represent the inferred CDS: inserted 1 base in 1 codon; deleted 8 bases in 8 codons) produces the protein MSQSTTKKSSCSRGSSVRSRSGARVLIQTPIDAKLHVDYEQSEQQFDYSTSVNASSDVPSSTVSAYLQKMQRGSLIQPFGCLIAVDEESFSVLAYSENASEMLDLVHHAVPNMEQQEVLSFGVDVRTLFQPSGAAALHKAANFGEVNVLNPILVHTRSSGKPFYAVLHRIDVGLVIDLEPVNASDVPVTAAGALKSYKLAAKAISKLQSLSSGNISLLCDVLVREVKDLTGYDRVMVYKFHADEHGEVIAESCGPDLEPYLGLHYPATDIPQASRFLFMKNKVRMICDCLAQPVKVTQDKALAQPLSLAGSTLRSPHGCHAQYMANMGSIASLAMSVTINEEDDDETDSNQQKRRKLWGLVVCHHSTPRFVPFPLRYACEFLIQVFGVQINKEVELAAQLRERHILRTQTVLCDMLLRDAPTGIINQSPNVMDLVKCDGAALYYRKKCWLLGVTPTEAQIRDIAQWLLESHGGSTGLSTDSLTDAGYPHASVLGDAVCGVAAVKITSTDFLFWFRSHTAKEVKWGGAKHDPVDKDDGRKMHPRSSFKAFLEVVKRRSLPWEDVEMDAIHSLQLILRGSLQDDVADDSKMIVNVPAVDTSIQRVDELRVVTNEMVRLIETASIPILAVDASGCINGWNTKVAQLTGLDMSKALGTPFLDLVAHDAAQSMNRMLSLALQGKEERNVEMRLKAFDSEEDNGPIILVANACCSRDVKGNIIGVCFVGQDVTGKMRILDKYNRVHGDYVGVVRNPCPLIPPIFMMEEHGRCVEWNEAMQKISGVKREQAIDQMLVGEVFTVHSFGCQVKDQDTLTKLRILLSGVVAGKEADKLVFGFFDHQHKYVEALISASRRTDSEGKISGVLCFLHVSSPELQRAIEMQKASEEAASDTQTKLAYIRSEMRNPLSGIKLVQDMMESSSDLSKEQTQLLNTSRLCRAQLAKIISDTDIESIEESYMEIKSDEFNLGEALQVVMNQVMSLSREREVQIMKEVPGEMSSMYLYGDMLRLQQVLSDFLGTAVSFTPPLEGSRVVLRLIPRKECIGRQMHVLHLEFRISHPAPGIPEELIQEMFYHNKSSTSSSSSLPSTREGLGLYMSQKLVKIMNGSVQYXRDSEQACFIVLLEFPIVLRK, from the exons ATGTCGCAATCGACGACGAAGAAGAGCAGCTGCTCAAGGGGAAGCTCAGTGAGGTCGAGGTCAGGCGCTCGTGTACTGATTCAGACCCCAATCGACGCGAAGCTCCATGTGGATTACGAGCAATCGGAGCAGCAATTTGATTACTCGACTTCTGTTAATGCGTCTAGCGATGTTCCGTCTTCGACGGTGTCAGCTTATCTCCAGAAGATGCAGAGGGGAAGCCTAATTCAGCCTTTTGGTTGCTTGATTGCTGTCGATGAAGAGAGCTTCAGCGTGTTGGCGTATAGCGAGAACGCCTCAGAGATGCTGGACTTGGTTCATCACGCGGTTCCGAACATGGAGCAGCAAGAGGTGTTGAGCTTCGGCGTT GATGTGCGGACTCTTTTCCAGCCCTCGGGTGCTGCTGCACTGCACAAGGCAGCCAATTTTGGGGAAGTGAATGTGCTTAATCCGATACTGGTCCACACCAGAAGCTCTGGTAAGCCCTTCTATGCCGTCCTACACAGGATTGATGTTGGATTGGTTATAGATCTCGAGCCTGTGAATGCATCTGATGTGCCAGTGACAGCTGCTGGGGCTTTGAAATCTTACAAGCTTGCAGCAAAAGCCATCTCTAAGCTGCAGTCTCTCTCCAGTGGGAATATATCGCTGTTGTGTGATGTGTTGGTTAGAGAGGTGAAGGATTTAACTGGTTATGACCGTGTGATGGTTTATAAGTTTCATGCAGACGAGCACGGGGAGGTTATTGCAGAGTCCTGCGGCCCGGACTTGGAACCCTATCTCGGGTTGCACTACCCTGCCACTGATATACCACAGGCATCGAGGTTCCTCTTCATGAAGAACAAGGTTAGGATGATATGTGATTGCTTAGCACAGCCTGTTAAAGTCACTCAAGACAAGGCATTGGCTCAACCCTTGAGTCTAGCTGGATCCACCTTGAGGTCTCCACATGGCTGCCATGCCCAATACATGGCAAACATGGGTTCTATTGCGTCATTGGCCATGTCTGTTACGATAAACGAGGAGGATGATGATGAGACTGATAGCAATCAGCAGAAGAGAAGAAAGTTATGGGGTTTGGTGGTTTGCCACCATTCCACCCCTAGATTTGTCCCTTTCCCCTTGAGGTATGCATGTGAGTTCTTGATTCAGGTTTTCGGTGTTCAAATCAACAAGGAGGTTGAGTTGGCCGCTCAACTGAGGGAGAGGCATATT CTGCGAACTCAAACTGTGCTTTGTGATATGCTGCTCAGAGATGCCCCAACAGGCATTATAAATCAGTCGCCTAATGTGATGGACCTTGTGAAGTGCGATGGAGCTGCACTTTACTACCGCAAAAAGTGCTGGTTGCTTGGGGTCACACCTACAGAGGCACAGATTAGAGATATAGCTCAATGGCTTCTAGAATCCCATGGT GGCAGTACTGGATTAAGCACAGACAGCCTCACAGATGCAGGCTATCCACATGCCTCGGTTCTTGGTGATGCTGTATGTGGAGTCGCTGCTGTGAAAATTACTTCCACCGATTTCCTGTTTTGGTTCCGG TCCCATACAGCAAAGGAGGTCAAGTGGGGTGGTGCAAAACATGATCCTGTGGACAAAGATGATGGGAGGAAAATGCATCCACGGTCATCATTTAAAGCCTTCCTGGAGGTGGTGAAGAGAAGGAGCCTACCGTGGGAAGATGTAGAAATGGATGCAATCCATTCG TTGCAGCTTATATTGAGAGGATCTCTGCAAGATGATGTAGCAGATGATTCCAAAATGATTGTGAATGTTCCAGCAGTTGACACAAGTATTCAGAGGGTGGATGAACTGCGTGTTGTTACTAATGAAATGGTTCGCCTCATTGAAACTGCGTCCATACCTATTTTGGCTGTAGATGCCTCTGGTTGTATCAATGGCTGGAACACTAAAGTGGCCCAACTTACTGGTCTAGATATGAGTAAAGCTCTTGGTACACCATTCCTTGATCTGGTAGCCCATGATGCTGCTCAGAGTATGAATCGCATGCTATCCCTAGCTTTGCAAG GCAAGGAAGAGAGGAATGTGGAGATGAGGCTGAAAGCATTTGATTCTGAGGAAGACAATGGTCCTATAATCTTGGTGGCTAATGCATGTTGTAGTCGAGATGTGAAGGGAAATATAATTGGCGTTTGCTTTGTTGGGCAAGATGTTACTGGGAAAATGAGGATATTGGACAAGTACAATCGCGTGCATGGTGATTATGTTGGTGTTGTGAGGAACCCTTGTCCACTGATTCCTCCTATCTTTATGATGGAGGAGCACGGGCGATGTGTGGAATGGAATGAAGCTATGCAAAAGATATCTGGTGTGAAGAGGGAACAAGCCATTGATCAAATGCTTGTTGGGGAGGTCTTCACTGTCCATTCTTTTGGCTGTCAGGTGAAAGACCAGGACACGCTAACGAAGCTCAGGATATTGCTGAGTGGTGTTGTTGCC GGAAAAGAAGCTGATAAGCTCGTGTTTGGT TTTTTCGATCATCAACATAAATATGTGGAAGCATTGATTTCAGCAAGCAGGAGGACGGATTCAGAAGGCAAGATCAGTGGAGTGCTGTGCTTTCTTCACGTCTCTAGTCCTGAGCTTCAACGTGCTATAGAGATGCAAAAGGCGAGTGAAGAGGCTGCATCAGATACTCAGACAAAGTTAGCTTACATCCGCAGTGAAATGAGAAATCCATTGAGTGGGATAAAGCTTGTTCAGGACATGATGGAATCCTCCTCCGATTTGAGTAAAGAACAGACGCAGCTACTCAACACTAGCAGATTATGCCGCGCACAATTGGCCAAAATCATCAGTGATACTGATATTGAGAGCATCGAAGAAAG TTACATGGAGATAAAATCGGACGAGTTCAATCTGGGGGAGGCA TTACAAGTGGTGATGAATCAAGTGATGAGCCTGAGCCGGGAGCGAGAGGTGCAGATCATGAAGGAGGTGCCCGGTGAAATGTCGAGTATGTACCTGTACGGCGATATGTTGAGACTCCAGCAAGTGCTCTCAGACTTTCTGGGTACTGCAGTGTCCTTCACTCCTCCACTTGAAGGATCAAGAGTTGTTTTGAGACTGATTCCCAGAAAGGAGTGCATAGGCAGGCAGATGCATGTTCTCCATCTTGAATTCCG GATTAGTCATCCAGCACCAGGAATCCCAGAAGAGTTGATACAAGAGATGTTCTATCATAACAAGAGCTCGACGTCGTCGTCGTCATCGTTGCCGTCGACTCGGGAAGGTCTGGGTCTGTACATGAGCCAGAAGCTCGTCAAGATCATGAATGGCAGCGTGCAGT CTAGGGACTCCGAGCAGGCCTGTTTCATTGTTCTTTTGGAATTTCCAATAGTTCTTCGTAAATGA
- the LOC131012726 gene encoding transcriptional adapter ADA2-like isoform X1 — protein MGRSRAASQAAADDPGQSRSKRKRTTQNVENTDSAPPVPGITDGKKALYHCNYCNKDISGKTRIKCVICSDFDLCVECFSVGAEVHPHKSNHPYRVMDNLAFPLICPDWNADEEMLLLEGIEMYGLANWSEVAEHVGTKSRSQCIEHYNRVYMNSPCFPLPDMSHVMGKNKEELLAMAKGNDETKKGATTSGEVDGKEESPFSARIKMEDQKKEGQTGRSSSSISYEAGAIAGSSCAKMSTGAGKRTSEKALSKDGLNAPKVEELHLDRSIGEKKPRTSENEGVSMKELSGYNSKRQEFEIEYDNDAEQLLADMEFKETDTDAERELKIRILHIYSKRLDERKRRKDFILERNLLYPDPFERDLTLEEKELCHRYRVFMRFHSKEEHDELLRSVVEEQRILKRIQDLQEARAAGCRTACEAERFIEQKMKREFEENARRVKEISQAGTGGKYLQRINHQKGDQDTSPRGGNKSPSVLDPVGKESSSIRRGFNGSDVSDKWDVSGFIGADILSEAEKQLCGEIRILPAHYLNMLQTMSMGILSGNLTKKADAHGLFNVDPGKVDKVYDMLIKKGIAQT, from the exons ATGGGACGTTCACGCGCCGCCTCTCAGGCCGCCGCCGATGACCCCGGCCAAAG TCGGTCAAAGAGAAAACGCACAACTCAAAATGTGGAGAATACGGATAGCGCACCCCCTG TTCCGGGAATAACTGATGGAAAGAAGGCTTTATACCATTGTAACTACTGCAACAAAGACATTTCGGGAAAGACTCGGATCAAGTGTGTAATATGTTCTGACTTCGACCTCTGTGTTGAATGCTTTTCTGTTGGCGCTGAGGTCCATCCTCACAAAAGCAATCATCCTTATAGAGTTATG GATAACTTAGCATTTCCGCTTATATGTCCTGACTGGAATGCAGATGAGGAGATGTTACTTCTGGAG GGTATTGAAATGTATGGACTAGCAAACTGGAGCGAAGTGGCAGAACATGTTGGAACCAAGAGTAGATCACAATGCATTGAACACTACAACAGGGTATACATGAATTCCCCATGCTTCCCTCTTCCG GACATGTCCCATGTGATGGGGAAGAACAAAGAGGAACTCCTTGCTATGGCCAAAGGAAACGATGAAACTAAGAAAG GAGCCACTACGTCTGGCGAAGTTGATGGGAAAGAAGAGTCACCTTTTTCTGCAAGAATCAA AATGGAAGATCAAAAGAAAGAAGGTCAAACAGGGCGTTCCTCCTCAAGCATCTCTTACG AGGCAGGCGCTATTGCAGGTTCTAGCTGTGCTAAAATGTCAACAGGGGCGGGTAAGAGGACATCTGAGAAAGCCCTCAGTAAGGATGGTCTTAATGCTCCTAAAGTGGAAG AGCTTCACTTGGACCGGAGCATTGGGGAGAAAAAACCTAGGACATCAGAGAATGAGGGTGTTTCAATGAAAGAATTAAGTGGATATAATTCTAAGAGGCAAGAGTTTGAAATTGAGTACGACAATGATGCTGAGCAGTTACTGGCTGATATGGAATTCAAGGAAACTGATACTGATGCTGAGCGTGAACTGAAAATACGAATTTTGCATATATATTCAAAACG GCTTGACGAAAGGAAACGTAGGAAAGACTTCATTTTGGAAAGAAATTTACTATATCCTGATCCTTTTGAGAGGGACCTTACATTGGAAGAGAAGGAACTGTGCCATCGGTACCGAGTATTCATGCGATTTCACTCCAAAGAAGAGCATGATGAGTTGCTGAGGAGTGTTGTTGAGGAGCAGAGAATTTTGAAGAGAATACAAGACCTTCAG GAAGCTCGGGCTGCTGGTTGCCGCACAGCTTGTGAGGCTGAGAGATTCATTGAACAGAAAATGAAGAGGGAATTTGAGGAAAATGCCCGTCGAGTGAAGGAAATTTCCCAGGCTGGTACCGGTGGCAAATATTTGCAAAGGATCAATCATCAGAAAGGAGATCAGGATACTAGCCCCAGGGGAGGTAACAAGAGCCCATCTGTATTAGATCCTGTTGGAAAGGAGTCCTCGTCAATCCGTAGAGGATTCAATGGTTCTGACGTCTCTGATAAGTGGGACGTGAGTGGGTTTATAGGAGCTGATATACTCTCTGAAGCT GAGAAACAGCTATGTGGGGAGATCAGAATCTTACCAGCACATTACCTCAACATGCTGCAAACCATGTCAATGGGGATTTTAAGTGGAAACTTAACCAAGAAAGCTGATGCGCATGGCCTGTTCAATGTTGATCCCGGCAAGGTTGATAAGGTATATGATATGCTTATAAAAAAGGGGATTGCTCAAACATAA
- the LOC131012726 gene encoding transcriptional adapter ADA2-like isoform X2, translating to MLLLEGIEMYGLANWSEVAEHVGTKSRSQCIEHYNRVYMNSPCFPLPDMSHVMGKNKEELLAMAKGNDETKKGATTSGEVDGKEESPFSARIKMEDQKKEGQTGRSSSSISYEAGAIAGSSCAKMSTGAGKRTSEKALSKDGLNAPKVEELHLDRSIGEKKPRTSENEGVSMKELSGYNSKRQEFEIEYDNDAEQLLADMEFKETDTDAERELKIRILHIYSKRLDERKRRKDFILERNLLYPDPFERDLTLEEKELCHRYRVFMRFHSKEEHDELLRSVVEEQRILKRIQDLQEARAAGCRTACEAERFIEQKMKREFEENARRVKEISQAGTGGKYLQRINHQKGDQDTSPRGGNKSPSVLDPVGKESSSIRRGFNGSDVSDKWDVSGFIGADILSEAEKQLCGEIRILPAHYLNMLQTMSMGILSGNLTKKADAHGLFNVDPGKVDKVYDMLIKKGIAQT from the exons ATGTTACTTCTGGAG GGTATTGAAATGTATGGACTAGCAAACTGGAGCGAAGTGGCAGAACATGTTGGAACCAAGAGTAGATCACAATGCATTGAACACTACAACAGGGTATACATGAATTCCCCATGCTTCCCTCTTCCG GACATGTCCCATGTGATGGGGAAGAACAAAGAGGAACTCCTTGCTATGGCCAAAGGAAACGATGAAACTAAGAAAG GAGCCACTACGTCTGGCGAAGTTGATGGGAAAGAAGAGTCACCTTTTTCTGCAAGAATCAA AATGGAAGATCAAAAGAAAGAAGGTCAAACAGGGCGTTCCTCCTCAAGCATCTCTTACG AGGCAGGCGCTATTGCAGGTTCTAGCTGTGCTAAAATGTCAACAGGGGCGGGTAAGAGGACATCTGAGAAAGCCCTCAGTAAGGATGGTCTTAATGCTCCTAAAGTGGAAG AGCTTCACTTGGACCGGAGCATTGGGGAGAAAAAACCTAGGACATCAGAGAATGAGGGTGTTTCAATGAAAGAATTAAGTGGATATAATTCTAAGAGGCAAGAGTTTGAAATTGAGTACGACAATGATGCTGAGCAGTTACTGGCTGATATGGAATTCAAGGAAACTGATACTGATGCTGAGCGTGAACTGAAAATACGAATTTTGCATATATATTCAAAACG GCTTGACGAAAGGAAACGTAGGAAAGACTTCATTTTGGAAAGAAATTTACTATATCCTGATCCTTTTGAGAGGGACCTTACATTGGAAGAGAAGGAACTGTGCCATCGGTACCGAGTATTCATGCGATTTCACTCCAAAGAAGAGCATGATGAGTTGCTGAGGAGTGTTGTTGAGGAGCAGAGAATTTTGAAGAGAATACAAGACCTTCAG GAAGCTCGGGCTGCTGGTTGCCGCACAGCTTGTGAGGCTGAGAGATTCATTGAACAGAAAATGAAGAGGGAATTTGAGGAAAATGCCCGTCGAGTGAAGGAAATTTCCCAGGCTGGTACCGGTGGCAAATATTTGCAAAGGATCAATCATCAGAAAGGAGATCAGGATACTAGCCCCAGGGGAGGTAACAAGAGCCCATCTGTATTAGATCCTGTTGGAAAGGAGTCCTCGTCAATCCGTAGAGGATTCAATGGTTCTGACGTCTCTGATAAGTGGGACGTGAGTGGGTTTATAGGAGCTGATATACTCTCTGAAGCT GAGAAACAGCTATGTGGGGAGATCAGAATCTTACCAGCACATTACCTCAACATGCTGCAAACCATGTCAATGGGGATTTTAAGTGGAAACTTAACCAAGAAAGCTGATGCGCATGGCCTGTTCAATGTTGATCCCGGCAAGGTTGATAAGGTATATGATATGCTTATAAAAAAGGGGATTGCTCAAACATAA